A single genomic interval of Lacrimispora sphenoides JCM 1415 harbors:
- a CDS encoding carbohydrate kinase family protein has product MKYQEGKKKVIVAGHISLDITPVFNNSGDQKFSALLRPGKLLRVGKAQISTGGAVSNTGLGLHALGADVLLMAKVGNDDFGLILKEKIRQSGCESSIPAVEGESTSYTVVIAPKGFDRFFIHDPGCNDTFCCMDVDFEQVSGASHFHFGYPTLMRRFYENNGEELVSLFRKIKELSLTTSLDLTAVDPDSEAAGCDWERILASVLPYVDFFVPSIEELGYMLDKKLYDKWQERAGGEDVTSILSLSEDVEILADRALNLGAKTVLLKCGAAGMYLKTAPEHFLEGWGSIACFQNSFVPDRILSATGAGDTSIAAFIKAMLDGSRPEECLELAAATGASCVTAYDAISGLLPFEALREKIENGWEQQNIIHP; this is encoded by the coding sequence ATGAAATATCAGGAAGGGAAGAAAAAAGTTATAGTGGCCGGACATATTTCCCTGGACATTACGCCGGTATTTAACAACAGCGGTGATCAGAAGTTTTCTGCTCTTTTGCGTCCGGGAAAGCTTTTGCGTGTGGGAAAGGCACAGATATCCACAGGCGGGGCTGTTTCCAATACGGGGCTGGGTCTTCATGCCTTAGGAGCTGACGTGCTTTTGATGGCAAAGGTCGGAAATGATGACTTCGGCCTGATATTAAAAGAAAAGATCAGGCAGAGCGGATGTGAGAGCAGCATTCCGGCAGTGGAGGGGGAATCCACATCCTACACGGTGGTGATAGCTCCAAAGGGTTTTGACCGGTTTTTTATCCACGATCCCGGGTGCAATGATACGTTTTGCTGCATGGACGTGGATTTTGAGCAGGTGTCAGGGGCTTCCCATTTTCATTTTGGATATCCCACGCTGATGCGCAGATTTTACGAGAACAACGGGGAAGAACTGGTCAGCCTTTTTAGAAAGATCAAGGAGCTTTCCCTTACCACATCCCTGGATTTAACGGCAGTTGATCCTGATTCTGAGGCGGCTGGCTGTGACTGGGAGAGGATCCTGGCATCTGTACTTCCTTACGTGGATTTCTTTGTTCCAAGCATTGAAGAGCTGGGGTATATGCTGGATAAAAAGTTGTATGACAAATGGCAGGAAAGGGCAGGCGGAGAAGACGTTACATCCATACTTTCCTTAAGCGAGGATGTGGAGATCCTTGCGGACCGGGCGCTTAATCTGGGAGCAAAAACCGTATTGCTAAAATGTGGAGCGGCCGGCATGTATTTAAAAACCGCACCGGAGCATTTTCTGGAAGGCTGGGGTTCAATTGCCTGTTTCCAGAACAGCTTTGTTCCTGACCGGATCCTTTCAGCCACCGGGGCAGGGGATACGAGCATTGCTGCGTTTATAAAGGCAATGTTAGATGGATCAAGACCGGAGGAATGTCTGGAGCTTGCAGCGGCAACAGGAGCCTCCTGTGTGACGGCTTATGATGCCATCAGCGGACTTCTGCCCTTTGAGGCTCTTAGGGAAAAGATTGAAAACGGGTGGGAACAACAGAACATCATACACCCATAA
- a CDS encoding methyl-accepting chemotaxis protein gives MKKFKDYSITKKLLTAFLSMVFIMLVIGITGVWGMSQINKKDTFLYKEQTVPMKDLIIATKNLYQLRADANAMASHAGDTMELESLEKSYVEAKNNFLSSSAEYRTSIKNSEALALIDEATQLFTDSFDPSIQKCLNVAKQGSKDTALHAFDNEKDNIQRMFDNFDKLVDVRMRVASETSENNDSTAFILTAVLCLIILAGTAIAIYLGLRISRMISLPIGQIVQAADKIALGHVAVDLKDVNSKDETGQLAASFTTMLAGIRDQVLIAEKISNGDFTQEVPLRSEDDVLGLALRKIEKDLNRTLLLINTAADQVNSGAGQVSSAAQALASGSTEQAATVEELNAAIATVAKQASQNADNVRLASEYVEQNAAGVNESNIRMQSLNASMNKINATSEEISSITKVIEDIAFQTNILALNAAIEAARAGSAGKGFAVVADEVRNLATKSADAAKETANLIVHSVEAVTEGRQMTADSAKILQEVEEKSKFLEQAIREIESASSQQVVAIDQINQGLSQVSAVIQTNAATAEESSASSEELAAQSETLQQEVGKFKLNGEQTDFHKEYIPSFESAEPEFYTNTSTLYDYSGKY, from the coding sequence ATGAAGAAATTCAAAGACTACAGTATTACCAAAAAATTGCTTACAGCCTTTCTCAGCATGGTATTTATTATGCTTGTAATCGGCATCACAGGGGTTTGGGGCATGTCCCAAATCAACAAGAAGGACACCTTTTTGTACAAAGAGCAGACGGTTCCCATGAAGGACTTAATCATTGCCACCAAAAATCTGTATCAGCTTCGTGCAGATGCCAACGCTATGGCCAGCCATGCCGGTGATACCATGGAACTGGAATCTCTGGAGAAAAGCTATGTGGAAGCAAAGAACAACTTTCTTAGTAGTTCCGCCGAGTACCGGACAAGTATCAAGAATTCAGAAGCTCTCGCTTTAATAGACGAGGCAACTCAATTATTTACGGATTCCTTTGATCCCTCCATCCAAAAATGCTTAAACGTAGCCAAACAAGGGTCTAAGGACACGGCATTACACGCTTTCGATAATGAGAAGGACAACATCCAAAGGATGTTTGATAACTTTGACAAGCTGGTGGATGTCCGGATGAGGGTGGCTAGCGAGACCAGTGAAAACAACGATTCTACTGCGTTCATCCTGACGGCTGTTCTTTGCCTCATCATTTTAGCAGGAACAGCCATTGCCATATACCTGGGCTTGAGAATTTCCCGTATGATCAGCCTGCCGATCGGACAGATTGTACAGGCTGCCGATAAAATCGCTCTTGGGCATGTGGCTGTTGACTTAAAGGATGTTAACTCCAAAGATGAGACCGGTCAGCTTGCCGCCTCTTTTACCACTATGCTGGCTGGCATCCGGGATCAGGTGCTCATTGCCGAAAAAATCAGCAACGGAGATTTTACACAGGAAGTTCCCCTTCGTTCTGAGGATGATGTGCTCGGACTTGCCCTCCGAAAGATCGAGAAGGATCTCAACCGGACTCTGCTTCTTATAAACACAGCAGCCGATCAGGTAAACTCCGGCGCAGGACAGGTATCCTCCGCAGCACAGGCCCTGGCTTCCGGTTCTACGGAACAAGCCGCAACCGTGGAAGAGCTTAACGCTGCCATAGCCACAGTAGCAAAACAGGCCAGCCAGAATGCGGATAATGTCCGTTTGGCATCTGAGTACGTAGAACAGAATGCAGCCGGAGTCAACGAAAGCAATATACGCATGCAAAGCCTGAATGCATCTATGAATAAGATCAACGCAACTTCCGAAGAAATTTCCAGCATCACAAAAGTGATTGAGGACATCGCCTTCCAGACAAATATTCTTGCATTAAATGCCGCCATTGAGGCCGCCCGTGCCGGCAGCGCCGGAAAGGGGTTTGCAGTGGTAGCGGATGAGGTTCGGAACCTTGCAACCAAATCTGCGGATGCGGCAAAGGAAACGGCAAACCTCATCGTTCATTCCGTAGAAGCAGTTACCGAGGGCAGACAGATGACAGCTGATTCCGCTAAAATCCTTCAGGAAGTAGAAGAAAAATCAAAGTTTTTGGAACAGGCGATCCGGGAAATTGAATCCGCTTCTTCCCAGCAGGTGGTGGCAATCGACCAGATCAACCAGGGCCTGTCACAGGTTTCTGCAGTCATACAGACAAATGCAGCAACCGCAGAAGAAAGCTCCGCTTCCAGTGAAGAGCTGGCCGCACAGTCTGAGACATTGCAGCAGGAAGTTGGAAAATTCAAATTAAACGGGGAACAAACGGATTTTCATAAGGAATACATTCCTTCCTTTGAGAGCGCAGAACCGGAATTTTATACTAACACTTCAACACTCTATGATTACTCCGGTAAATATTGA